Proteins co-encoded in one Pelobates fuscus isolate aPelFus1 chromosome 5, aPelFus1.pri, whole genome shotgun sequence genomic window:
- the MIER3 gene encoding mesoderm induction early response protein 3 isoform X2, protein MLVHDYDDERTLEEEEMKEDGKNFATEIEDLEKEGNMPLEDLLAIYVYEPADPVMAGSSAGSSPSELADELPDMTLDKEEIAKDLLSGDDEETQSSADDLTPSVTSHEATDFFPRPLRSNTTCDGDKESESEDLETDLGNVSEDLRKEIMLGPQHQAEIPPYGKYTTDMTAYEHEDQLLWSPDVLPEKKVKAFLYEISRAANERVMDRIPDGVIIRDNEQALHELFKCQYNTREALEKYCCSRRTSHDIISPWTEEECRNFEHALLIHGKDFHLIQKNKVRSRTVAECVAFYYMWKKSERYDYFAQQTRFGKKRYNHHPEVTDYMDRMVDEAEVLGGAENSSTLACHSRGDPIPDSQLNILNSITANDLTALTNSVNTVCNSTEVTCLSDGFPVLDPLPRGPVNHVPVGTEDLLTLPSNGESDCFNLFETGFYPSELNTVSLCNEEAERPAKRIKMGISVPDSFISDVSVNNLSADFENHTHHITSAKMAVSVADFSSLSANETNSFINSHTLHHTALQSE, encoded by the exons ATGTTGGTACATGATTATGATGATGAGAGAACTCTCGAAGAGGAAGAAATGAAGGAGGATGGAAAAAACTTTGCCACTGAAATTGAAGATTTGGAAAAG GAAGGAAACATGCCATTAGAAGATTTATTGGCAATTTATGTCTATGAACCTGCAGATCCGGTAATGGCAGGTTCTAGTGCTGGCAGTTCCCCAAGTGAACTTGCTGATGAACTGCCAGACATGACTCTGGATAAA GAGGAAATAGCAAAGGACCTTTTGTCAGGTGATGATGAAGAAACACAGTCTTCTGCTGATGACTTAACTCCATCAGTTACATCGCATGAAGCAACAGACTTCTTTCCACGTCCTTTAAGAT caaACACTACTTGTGATGGTGATAAAGAATCTGAAAGTGAGGATTTGGAAACAGACCTTGGCAATGTATCAGAGGATTTAAGAAAG gaaATAATGCTTGGTCCACAGCATCAAGCAGAAATTCCACCTTATGGAAAATACACAACTGATATGACAG CATACGAACATGAGGATCAATTACTCTGGAGCCCTGATGTACTTCCTGAGAAGAAAGTGAAGGCATTTCTATATGAGATATCAAGAGCTGCTAATGAGAGGGTCATGGACAGGATTCCAGATGGAGTGATTATAAGGGACAACGAGCAG GCACTGCATGAACTTTTCAAGTGTCAGTACAACACTAGGGAGGCATTGGAAAAATATTGCTGCAGTAGGAGGACGTCACATG ataTAATCTCACCTTGGACAGAGGAAGAATGTAGAAATTTTGAACATGCACTTCTAATACATGGGAAGGACTTTcatttaatacaaaaaaataag GTGAGATCACGGACAGTTGCAGAATGTGTAGCTTTCTATTACATGTGGAAAAAGTCAGAGCGGTATGATTATTTTGCCCAGCAAACAAGATTTGGAAAGAAAAGATATAATCATCACCCAGAAGTAAC GGATTATATGGACCGTATGGTAGATGAGGCGGAAGTACTTGGAGGAGCAGAAAATTCATCCACCTTAGCCTGTCATAGTAGAGGCGATCCCATACCGGACTCACAGCTTAACATCTTGAATTCAATCACTGCTAATGACCTGACAG CTTTGACAAACAGCGTAAATACAGTATGTAACTCCACAGAGGTTACCTGCTTAAGCGATGGATTCCCAGTGTTGGACCCTTTGCCAAGGGGACCTGTAAATCATGTGCCTGTTGGGACCGAAGACTTGCTAACTTTACCCAGTAACGGTGAAAGcgattgttttaatttatttgagaCTGGATTTTATCCTTCTGAACTGAACACGGTGAGCTTATGCAATGAGGAAGCAGAACGGCCTGCTAAGAGGATAAAAATGGGAATCTCTGTTCCGGACTCCTTCATCAGCGATGTTTCTGTAAATAACCTCAGTGCAGACTTTGAAAACCACACACACCACATTACCAGTGCCAAAATGGCTGTGTCAGTAGCAGATTTCAGCAGTTTATCTGCAAACGAGACAAATAGTTTTATaaattcacacacactacaccatacAGCCCTTCAATCGGAGTAA
- the MIER3 gene encoding mesoderm induction early response protein 3 isoform X1 codes for MGELQASFDSSSPVGSLSSEDHDFDPTAEMLVHDYDDERTLEEEEMKEDGKNFATEIEDLEKEGNMPLEDLLAIYVYEPADPVMAGSSAGSSPSELADELPDMTLDKEEIAKDLLSGDDEETQSSADDLTPSVTSHEATDFFPRPLRSNTTCDGDKESESEDLETDLGNVSEDLRKEIMLGPQHQAEIPPYGKYTTDMTAYEHEDQLLWSPDVLPEKKVKAFLYEISRAANERVMDRIPDGVIIRDNEQALHELFKCQYNTREALEKYCCSRRTSHDIISPWTEEECRNFEHALLIHGKDFHLIQKNKVRSRTVAECVAFYYMWKKSERYDYFAQQTRFGKKRYNHHPEVTDYMDRMVDEAEVLGGAENSSTLACHSRGDPIPDSQLNILNSITANDLTALTNSVNTVCNSTEVTCLSDGFPVLDPLPRGPVNHVPVGTEDLLTLPSNGESDCFNLFETGFYPSELNTVSLCNEEAERPAKRIKMGISVPDSFISDVSVNNLSADFENHTHHITSAKMAVSVADFSSLSANETNSFINSHTLHHTALQSE; via the exons ATGGGAGAGCTtcag GCTTCATTTGACAGTTCGAGCCCAG TCGGCTCTCTGTCTTCTGAAGATCATGACTTTGACCCTACAGCGGAAATGTTGGTACATGATTATGATGATGAGAGAACTCTCGAAGAGGAAGAAATGAAGGAGGATGGAAAAAACTTTGCCACTGAAATTGAAGATTTGGAAAAG GAAGGAAACATGCCATTAGAAGATTTATTGGCAATTTATGTCTATGAACCTGCAGATCCGGTAATGGCAGGTTCTAGTGCTGGCAGTTCCCCAAGTGAACTTGCTGATGAACTGCCAGACATGACTCTGGATAAA GAGGAAATAGCAAAGGACCTTTTGTCAGGTGATGATGAAGAAACACAGTCTTCTGCTGATGACTTAACTCCATCAGTTACATCGCATGAAGCAACAGACTTCTTTCCACGTCCTTTAAGAT caaACACTACTTGTGATGGTGATAAAGAATCTGAAAGTGAGGATTTGGAAACAGACCTTGGCAATGTATCAGAGGATTTAAGAAAG gaaATAATGCTTGGTCCACAGCATCAAGCAGAAATTCCACCTTATGGAAAATACACAACTGATATGACAG CATACGAACATGAGGATCAATTACTCTGGAGCCCTGATGTACTTCCTGAGAAGAAAGTGAAGGCATTTCTATATGAGATATCAAGAGCTGCTAATGAGAGGGTCATGGACAGGATTCCAGATGGAGTGATTATAAGGGACAACGAGCAG GCACTGCATGAACTTTTCAAGTGTCAGTACAACACTAGGGAGGCATTGGAAAAATATTGCTGCAGTAGGAGGACGTCACATG ataTAATCTCACCTTGGACAGAGGAAGAATGTAGAAATTTTGAACATGCACTTCTAATACATGGGAAGGACTTTcatttaatacaaaaaaataag GTGAGATCACGGACAGTTGCAGAATGTGTAGCTTTCTATTACATGTGGAAAAAGTCAGAGCGGTATGATTATTTTGCCCAGCAAACAAGATTTGGAAAGAAAAGATATAATCATCACCCAGAAGTAAC GGATTATATGGACCGTATGGTAGATGAGGCGGAAGTACTTGGAGGAGCAGAAAATTCATCCACCTTAGCCTGTCATAGTAGAGGCGATCCCATACCGGACTCACAGCTTAACATCTTGAATTCAATCACTGCTAATGACCTGACAG CTTTGACAAACAGCGTAAATACAGTATGTAACTCCACAGAGGTTACCTGCTTAAGCGATGGATTCCCAGTGTTGGACCCTTTGCCAAGGGGACCTGTAAATCATGTGCCTGTTGGGACCGAAGACTTGCTAACTTTACCCAGTAACGGTGAAAGcgattgttttaatttatttgagaCTGGATTTTATCCTTCTGAACTGAACACGGTGAGCTTATGCAATGAGGAAGCAGAACGGCCTGCTAAGAGGATAAAAATGGGAATCTCTGTTCCGGACTCCTTCATCAGCGATGTTTCTGTAAATAACCTCAGTGCAGACTTTGAAAACCACACACACCACATTACCAGTGCCAAAATGGCTGTGTCAGTAGCAGATTTCAGCAGTTTATCTGCAAACGAGACAAATAGTTTTATaaattcacacacactacaccatacAGCCCTTCAATCGGAGTAA